One window of the Roseovarius sp. THAF9 genome contains the following:
- a CDS encoding DMT family transporter — protein MAEGNSRAVLSGLFAGLCWGIFWLPLRMLEQAGLDAPWAMVVFMVLPALMSLPVMWVLRADYGQGLRPLLGGVLAGVAFALYAAGLLYTEVVRAVLLFYMTPIWGFLLGWIFLGDRMTWYRWLSIGVGLLGLVVIFADDTGLPLPRNAGDWCGLVSGMFWAVGCTLILTERRVHILTHAVNFLVVGAIVAVLVAGLATAQGIAAVPERGAVLSPMVWFLPVALILILPGSFATIYAPSRLNPGLVGLLFMTEIVVATVTAALWAGERFGIQELVGLPLILSAGLIEPAVMAWRARRVI, from the coding sequence GTGGCCGAGGGCAACAGCAGGGCGGTCCTGTCGGGACTTTTTGCCGGCTTGTGCTGGGGCATATTCTGGTTGCCGCTGCGGATGCTGGAGCAGGCGGGGCTGGATGCGCCCTGGGCGATGGTGGTGTTCATGGTGCTGCCCGCGCTGATGAGCCTGCCGGTGATGTGGGTGCTGCGCGCGGATTACGGCCAGGGACTGCGGCCCTTGTTGGGGGGCGTTCTGGCGGGGGTGGCGTTCGCGCTGTATGCTGCGGGGCTGCTTTACACCGAGGTGGTGCGGGCGGTGCTGCTGTTTTACATGACGCCGATCTGGGGCTTCCTGCTGGGCTGGATTTTCCTGGGTGACCGGATGACGTGGTATCGCTGGCTGTCGATCGGCGTGGGATTGCTGGGGCTGGTGGTGATCTTTGCCGATGACACGGGCCTGCCGCTGCCGCGCAATGCGGGCGACTGGTGCGGGCTGGTGTCGGGGATGTTCTGGGCGGTGGGCTGTACGCTGATCCTGACGGAACGGCGGGTGCATATCCTGACGCACGCGGTGAACTTCCTGGTGGTCGGTGCCATCGTCGCGGTGTTGGTGGCGGGGCTTGCCACGGCGCAGGGGATCGCGGCGGTGCCGGAGAGGGGCGCGGTGCTGTCGCCCATGGTGTGGTTCCTGCCGGTGGCGCTGATCCTGATCCTGCCCGGATCCTTTGCCACGATCTATGCGCCGTCGCGTTTGAACCCGGGGCTGGTGGGGCTGCTCTTCATGACAGAGATCGTGGTGGCGACGGTGACCGCGGCACTGTGGGCAGGTGAGCGGTTTGGTATACAGGAGTTGGTGGGTTTGCCGCTGATCCTGTCGGCGGGGCTGATCGAGCCGGCGGTCATGGCATGGCGGGCGCGGCGGGTGATCTGA
- a CDS encoding SDR family NAD(P)-dependent oxidoreductase, with protein MTNRTAIITGGLAGIGLATARLLHSAGHTVAIGARRGDDTSLQDMARDKIGADVFVAPLDVRQRGSVSAFCTSVKNQFGTPQILVNAAGVTRHQTVSDHDLDAWDDVIETNLTGTFLMIHACLPDMMASGWGRIVNIASTAATSAVADHPAYCASKSGVLGLSRAVALEGAPHGVTCTTVSPTWVETEMLRESATTMATQNGTTQADEIAALARANPQNRLVQPDEVAAIVAFLCSDAAPGLTMEDIQINAGAHW; from the coding sequence TTGACGAACCGAACGGCCATCATCACCGGCGGGCTGGCGGGCATCGGCCTCGCCACCGCTCGCCTGTTGCACAGCGCCGGTCATACCGTCGCCATCGGCGCTCGCCGCGGCGACGACACATCGCTTCAGGATATGGCCCGCGACAAGATCGGCGCAGATGTTTTCGTCGCCCCGCTCGACGTGCGCCAGCGCGGCTCGGTCTCGGCCTTCTGCACCTCCGTCAAAAATCAGTTCGGCACGCCGCAGATCTTGGTCAATGCAGCCGGGGTCACCCGGCACCAGACCGTCTCCGACCACGACCTCGACGCCTGGGACGACGTGATCGAGACCAACCTCACCGGCACCTTCCTGATGATCCACGCGTGTCTGCCCGACATGATGGCGTCGGGCTGGGGCCGCATCGTTAACATCGCCTCGACCGCCGCCACATCGGCGGTCGCCGACCACCCCGCCTATTGCGCGTCCAAGTCCGGCGTGCTCGGCCTCTCCCGCGCGGTCGCCCTGGAGGGCGCGCCCCACGGCGTCACATGCACCACCGTCAGCCCCACATGGGTCGAAACCGAGATGCTGCGCGAGTCGGCCACCACCATGGCAACTCAGAACGGCACCACACAGGCCGATGAAATCGCGGCACTGGCCCGCGCCAATCCGCAAAACCGCCTCGTCCAACCGGACGAGGTCGCCGCCATCGTCGCGTTCCTGTGCTCCGACGCCGCCCCCGGCCTCACCATGGAAGACATCCAGATCAACGCCGGCGCCCACTGGTGA
- a CDS encoding MBL fold metallo-hydrolase — protein sequence MPLIVAEKWFQTRDMGDGVTLIWEPHVAPWLRCNIWHIQGRDRDLVIDTGMGLRPMTRELAQLTERPLSAIVTHTHFDHSGGLNEFDHRCGHSAESDIIANPTPANTYADAGFVRAETFTALPFEGFSYELYTVKPAPLSALLDEGDVIDLGDRVFTVFHLPGHSPGSIALHEAKTGLLFSGDVVYDGDLIDDMDHSDPEMLADSHARLRELDVITVHAGHFKSFGRDKMIEILDEYRDGGRRLGDADAWLADMIARSRPH from the coding sequence GTGCCGTTGATAGTTGCCGAAAAATGGTTTCAGACCAGAGACATGGGCGATGGCGTCACGCTCATCTGGGAACCGCATGTCGCGCCATGGTTGCGCTGCAACATCTGGCACATCCAAGGGCGCGACCGCGACCTCGTGATCGACACCGGCATGGGCCTGCGCCCGATGACGCGGGAACTGGCACAGCTGACCGAACGCCCACTCAGCGCCATCGTTACCCATACGCATTTCGATCATTCTGGCGGCCTGAACGAATTCGACCATCGCTGCGGTCACAGCGCCGAGTCTGACATCATCGCCAACCCCACCCCCGCCAACACCTACGCCGACGCGGGCTTTGTACGCGCCGAAACCTTCACTGCGCTGCCGTTCGAGGGCTTCTCGTACGAGCTCTACACGGTCAAGCCCGCGCCCCTTTCTGCCCTGCTGGACGAAGGCGACGTGATCGACCTCGGCGACCGCGTCTTCACCGTCTTCCACCTGCCCGGCCACAGCCCCGGTTCCATCGCGCTGCACGAGGCCAAGACCGGCCTGCTGTTCAGCGGTGACGTGGTCTATGACGGCGACCTCATCGACGACATGGACCATTCGGACCCGGAGATGCTGGCCGACTCCCACGCCCGCCTGCGCGAGCTCGACGTCATCACCGTCCATGCGGGGCATTTCAAATCCTTCGGCAGGGACAAGATGATTGAAATTCTCGACGAATACCGCGACGGTGGCCGCCGTTTGGGCGACGCGGATGCGTGGCTCGCCGACATGATCGCAAGGAGCAGGCCGCATTGA
- a CDS encoding ABC transporter substrate-binding protein produces the protein MKMKSVLWAASLSLAGAGMAQAETVRIPINEWTGQHISAHITGTLLKKAGHDVEYVTAGAVPQFAAIANGDLHLQPEVWTNNVGDIYPKAVESGDITVVGQLGLQPQEGWIYPPYMKEKCPGLPDYEALYDCAQAFAAADTFPKGRLITYPADWGTRSKDVVSMIDIPFEPVAGGSEGAMIAELKSATATQDPILMMFWQPHWLFADMEMEWVQWDAADGECVEEEGQERGAACGFQQASIDKIINAEFAEANPGVAAVFNEISIDNEVQNALMLEIDQKGRDLEEVVAEWIDANEETWGPWVEAGKAAQ, from the coding sequence ATGAAGATGAAATCTGTCTTGTGGGCCGCGAGCCTGTCACTGGCCGGGGCCGGGATGGCGCAGGCCGAGACGGTGCGCATTCCGATCAACGAATGGACGGGTCAGCATATATCGGCGCATATCACCGGCACGCTGCTGAAAAAGGCCGGGCATGACGTGGAATACGTGACCGCCGGCGCGGTGCCGCAATTCGCCGCCATCGCCAATGGAGACCTGCATTTGCAGCCCGAGGTCTGGACCAACAATGTGGGCGACATCTATCCCAAGGCGGTGGAATCGGGTGACATCACCGTGGTGGGTCAACTGGGCCTGCAGCCGCAGGAAGGCTGGATCTATCCGCCTTACATGAAAGAGAAGTGTCCCGGCCTGCCGGATTACGAGGCGCTATATGACTGTGCACAGGCCTTTGCGGCCGCGGACACCTTCCCCAAGGGCCGCCTGATCACCTATCCCGCTGATTGGGGCACCCGGTCGAAAGACGTGGTGTCGATGATCGACATCCCGTTCGAGCCGGTCGCGGGCGGATCGGAAGGCGCGATGATCGCCGAGCTCAAATCGGCCACGGCGACGCAGGATCCGATCCTGATGATGTTCTGGCAGCCGCATTGGCTGTTTGCCGACATGGAGATGGAATGGGTCCAGTGGGACGCGGCCGACGGTGAGTGCGTCGAGGAAGAAGGCCAGGAGCGCGGGGCGGCTTGTGGCTTCCAACAAGCCTCGATCGACAAGATCATCAATGCCGAGTTTGCCGAGGCGAACCCGGGTGTGGCGGCGGTTTTCAACGAAATATCCATCGACAACGAGGTGCAGAACGCGCTGATGCTGGAGATCGACCAGAAAGGCCGAGATCTGGAAGAGGTTGTGGCCGAATGGATCGATGCCAACGAAGAGACCTGGGGTCCCTGGGTCGAGGCCGGAAAGGCTGCGCAGTAA
- a CDS encoding glycine betaine/L-proline ABC transporter ATP-binding protein, with amino-acid sequence MSDTHESDGAGTEQPRLSCRHIWKVYGKKPEQYFPGGQPADETPALAERIREDGAIPAAADVSFDVAVGEIFVIMGLSGSGKSTVVRCLSRLVEPTHGEILLGGEDLRAKSDKEMIEVRRHQIGMVFQNFGLMPHLSVWENIAFPLSLQGAAQDHTRERVGKVIELVGLEGREKSYPHQLSGGQQQRVGIARSLAVDPDLWLLDEPFSALDPLIRRQMQDEFLRIQNDLHKSIVFITHDFLEALRVADRMMIMRGGRVVQTGTPAQLITNPADDYVAEFTNDVPMVRVLRAHEVTDPDAGPAEGREQVAGDVSVEALLPMLSANPEGLAVEQGGTVTGVVTAQSVVKALARLSEQEDAPL; translated from the coding sequence ATGAGCGACACGCATGAGAGCGATGGCGCCGGGACAGAACAGCCGAGGCTGTCCTGTCGTCACATCTGGAAGGTCTATGGCAAGAAACCGGAGCAGTATTTTCCGGGCGGCCAGCCGGCCGACGAGACACCCGCGCTGGCCGAGCGCATCCGCGAGGACGGGGCCATTCCGGCGGCTGCCGATGTCAGCTTTGATGTCGCGGTGGGCGAGATTTTCGTGATCATGGGGCTTTCGGGCTCGGGCAAGTCGACGGTGGTGCGCTGCCTGTCGCGGCTGGTGGAGCCGACGCATGGCGAGATCCTGCTGGGTGGCGAGGATCTGCGCGCGAAATCCGACAAGGAGATGATCGAGGTACGCCGCCACCAGATTGGCATGGTGTTTCAGAATTTCGGCCTGATGCCGCACCTGAGCGTGTGGGAGAACATCGCCTTTCCGCTGAGCCTGCAGGGCGCGGCGCAGGACCATACCCGCGAGCGGGTGGGCAAGGTGATCGAGCTGGTGGGGCTGGAAGGGCGCGAGAAAAGCTATCCGCACCAGTTGTCGGGCGGGCAGCAGCAGCGGGTGGGCATCGCCCGGTCGCTGGCGGTGGACCCGGACCTTTGGTTGCTGGACGAGCCGTTTTCGGCGCTCGATCCGCTGATCCGGCGGCAGATGCAGGACGAGTTCCTGCGCATCCAGAATGATCTGCACAAGTCGATCGTGTTCATCACGCATGATTTCCTGGAGGCGCTGCGCGTGGCGGACCGGATGATGATCATGCGCGGTGGGCGCGTGGTGCAGACCGGCACGCCGGCGCAGTTGATCACCAATCCGGCGGATGACTACGTGGCCGAGTTCACCAATGACGTGCCGATGGTGCGCGTGCTGCGCGCGCACGAGGTGACGGACCCCGATGCCGGCCCCGCCGAAGGGCGCGAGCAGGTGGCGGGCGACGTGTCGGTCGAGGCGCTGCTGCCGATGCTGTCGGCCAATCCCGAGGGGCTGGCGGTGGAGCAGGGCGGCACGGTAACGGGCGTGGTCACAGCGCAAAGCGTGGTGAAGGCGCTGGCGAGGCTGTCCGAGCAGGAGGACGCGCCTTTATGA